A single window of Callithrix jacchus isolate 240 chromosome 6, calJac240_pri, whole genome shotgun sequence DNA harbors:
- the NPPC gene encoding C-type natriuretic peptide, with protein sequence MHLSQLLACALLLTLLSLRPSEAKPGAQQKVPRTPPGEELADPQAAGGCQKKGDKAPGGGGANLKGDRSRLLRDLRADTKSRAAWGRHVQEHPNARKHKASNKKNLSKGCFGLKLDRIGSMSGLGC encoded by the exons ATGCACCTCTCCCAGCTGCTGGCCTGCGCCCTGCTGCTCACGCTGCTCTCACTCCGGCCCTCCGAAGCCAAGCCCGGGGCGCAGCAGAAG GTCCCGCGAACCCCGCCGGGAGAGGAGCTGGCGGACCCCCAGGCTGCGGGCGGCTGTCAGAAGAAGGGCGACAAGGCTCCCGGGGGCGGGGGCGCCAACCTCAAGGGCGATCGGTCGCGACTGCTCCGGGACCTGCGCGCGGACACCAAGTCGCGGGCCGCGTGGGGCCGCCATGTGCAGGAGCACCCCAACGCGCGCAAACACAAAGCATCCAACAAGAAGAACTTGTCCAAGGGCTGCTTCGGCCTCAAGCTGGACCGAATCGGCTCCATGAGCGGCCTGGGATGTTAG